From Ursus arctos isolate Adak ecotype North America unplaced genomic scaffold, UrsArc2.0 scaffold_11, whole genome shotgun sequence, the proteins below share one genomic window:
- the POLR3D gene encoding DNA-directed RNA polymerase III subunit RPC4 isoform X1, protein MSQGNGAGEPSAPGGPRPLLSGGRGLIGRRPAPPLTPGRLPSIRSRDLTLGGVKKKTFTPNIISRKIKEEPKEEVTIKKEKRDRDRDRQREGHGRGRGRPEVIQSHSIFEQGPAEMMKKKGSWDKTVDVSDMGPSHIINIKKEKRETDEETKQILRMLEKDDFIDDPGLRNDARNMPVQLPLAHSGWLFKEENEEPDVNPWLAGPKEEDMEVEAPVVKVKEEPRDEEEEAKMKAPPRTARKTLGLPKDVSVAELLRELSLTQEEELLFLQLPDTLPGQPPTQDIKPIKTEVQSEDGQMVVIKQEKDREARLAENACTLADLTEGQVGKLLIRKSGKVQLLLGKVTLDVTMGTACSFLQELVSVGLGDSRTGEMTVLGHIKHKLVCSPDFESLLDHKHR, encoded by the exons ATGTCGCAAGGAAACGGCGCGGGCGAGCCGAGTGCTCCGGGAGGTCCCCGCCCCCTCCTCTCTGGGGGACGGGGGCTTATCGGGCGGCGGCCGGCGCCTCCCCTCACTCCAGGTCGCCTTCCCTCGATCCGCTCCAGGGACCTCACCCTCGGAGGAGTCAAGAAG AAAACCTTCACGCCAAATATCATCAGTCGGAAAATCAAGGAAGA GCCCAAGGAAGAAGTAACCATCAAGAAGGAGAAGCGTGACAGGGATAGAGACCGACAGCGAGAGGGGCATGGACGGGGCCGGGGCCGCCCAGAAGTGATCCAGTCCCACTCCATCTTTGAGCAGGGTCCAGctgaaatgatgaagaaaaagg GGAGCTGGGATAAGACAGTGGATGTGTCAGACATGGGGCCCTCTCATATCATCAacatcaaaaaagagaagagggagacagacGAAGAAACGAAACAGATCCTGCGCATGCTGGAGAAGGATGAT TTCATCGATGACCCTGGGCTGAGGAATGACGCTCGAAACATGCCTGTGCAGCTGCCGCTGGCTCACTCAGGGTGGCTTTTTAAGGAAGAGAATGAAGAGCCGGATGTTAACCCTTGGCTGGCCGGCCCCAAGGAGGAGGACATGGAGGTGGAGGCACCTGTCGTGaaag TGAAAGAGGAGCCCcgagatgaggaggaggaggccaaGATGAAGGCTCCTCCCAGGACAGCCAGAAAGACCCTGGGCCTCCCAAAGGACGTGTCTGTGGCAGAGTTGCTCAGGGAGCTGAGCCTCACCCAGGAAGAAGAGCTGCTGTTCCTTCAGCTGCCAGACACGCTCCCTGGCCAGCCGCCTACTCAGGACATCAAGCCTATCAAGACAGAGGTGCAGAGCGAGGATGGACAGATGGTGGttataaagcaggaaaaagaccGG GAAGCCAGGCTGGCAGAGAATGCTTGCACCCTGGCTGACCTGACAGAGGGTCAGGTTGGCAAGCTGCTCATCCGCAAGTCAGGAAAGGTGCAGCTCCTCCTGGGCAAGGTGACTCTGGATGTAACGATGGGAACTGCCTGCTCCTTTCTGCAG GAGCTGGTGTCCGTGGGCCTTGGAGACAGTAGGACCGGTGAGATGACGGTCCTGGGACACATAAAGCACAAACTTGTATGTTCCCCCGATTTTGAGTCCCTCTTGGATCACAAACACCGGTAA
- the POLR3D gene encoding DNA-directed RNA polymerase III subunit RPC4 isoform X2 gives MSQGNGAGEPSAPGGPRPLLSGGRGLIGRRPAPPLTPGRLPSIRSRDLTLGGVKKKTFTPNIISRKIKEEPKEEVTIKKEKRDRDRDRQREGHGRGRGRPEVIQSHSIFEQGPAEMMKKKGSWDKTVDVSDMGPSHIINIKKEKRETDEETKQILRMLEKDDFIDDPGLRNDARNMPVQLPLAHSGWLFKEENEEPDVNPWLAGPKEEDMEVEAPVVKVKEEPRDEEEEAKMKAPPRTARKTLGLPKDVSVAELLRELSLTQEEELLFLQLPDTLPGQPPTQDIKPIKTEVQSEDGQMVVIKQEKDREARLAENACTLADLTEGQVGKLLIRKSGKVQLLLGKVTLDVTMGTACSFLQAFAVWPRCTFAVGSQAPQGI, from the exons ATGTCGCAAGGAAACGGCGCGGGCGAGCCGAGTGCTCCGGGAGGTCCCCGCCCCCTCCTCTCTGGGGGACGGGGGCTTATCGGGCGGCGGCCGGCGCCTCCCCTCACTCCAGGTCGCCTTCCCTCGATCCGCTCCAGGGACCTCACCCTCGGAGGAGTCAAGAAG AAAACCTTCACGCCAAATATCATCAGTCGGAAAATCAAGGAAGA GCCCAAGGAAGAAGTAACCATCAAGAAGGAGAAGCGTGACAGGGATAGAGACCGACAGCGAGAGGGGCATGGACGGGGCCGGGGCCGCCCAGAAGTGATCCAGTCCCACTCCATCTTTGAGCAGGGTCCAGctgaaatgatgaagaaaaagg GGAGCTGGGATAAGACAGTGGATGTGTCAGACATGGGGCCCTCTCATATCATCAacatcaaaaaagagaagagggagacagacGAAGAAACGAAACAGATCCTGCGCATGCTGGAGAAGGATGAT TTCATCGATGACCCTGGGCTGAGGAATGACGCTCGAAACATGCCTGTGCAGCTGCCGCTGGCTCACTCAGGGTGGCTTTTTAAGGAAGAGAATGAAGAGCCGGATGTTAACCCTTGGCTGGCCGGCCCCAAGGAGGAGGACATGGAGGTGGAGGCACCTGTCGTGaaag TGAAAGAGGAGCCCcgagatgaggaggaggaggccaaGATGAAGGCTCCTCCCAGGACAGCCAGAAAGACCCTGGGCCTCCCAAAGGACGTGTCTGTGGCAGAGTTGCTCAGGGAGCTGAGCCTCACCCAGGAAGAAGAGCTGCTGTTCCTTCAGCTGCCAGACACGCTCCCTGGCCAGCCGCCTACTCAGGACATCAAGCCTATCAAGACAGAGGTGCAGAGCGAGGATGGACAGATGGTGGttataaagcaggaaaaagaccGG GAAGCCAGGCTGGCAGAGAATGCTTGCACCCTGGCTGACCTGACAGAGGGTCAGGTTGGCAAGCTGCTCATCCGCAAGTCAGGAAAGGTGCAGCTCCTCCTGGGCAAGGTGACTCTGGATGTAACGATGGGAACTGCCTGCTCCTTTCTGCAG